The Vibrio echinoideorum DNA window ATTCATAATGTAGATTACCCGCCGTTTTAGCCGTTGTTTTAAGGCTGGTTAAGATAGGAATCCCAGAACTAAAACTGGTTGATAGCGTTCGGCTGAACTTTGCAATTGATGCCTTAGTGATGACAGCACCCAAGATAGGGAAGCGTAAACCAAGACGACTGGTTGAAAGTCGAATCGAGTAGGATAGCTGACGCAGCTGCTGAAAAGACAGAATTAATAAACCAATACCGATGGCACTATAGAAACTATAAGCCTGCATCCAATGGGAAAGATAAAGCACTTGCTGGGTGAACCAAGGTAAGTCTGCTCCGAAACCAGAAAACATCGATTCAAATTCAGGGATGACCATGGTCAGCATTAAATAGGAAACGGTAAGGGCGACTGCTACAACCATTGCTGGGTAGATGAGAGCCTTTATAACCTTGGATTTTAGTTGCTCACTCTTTTCTCGATAGGTCGCCAAGCGTTCAAATACTTGTGCAAGGTTGCCGGAGAGTTCGCCTGTCGCGACCAAGTCGGTATAGAGGTCATCAAAGTGGCGGCTTGCGGTTCGCATCGCTTTTGAGATTGGCGTGCCGGCTTCTACACCTTTGCAGATGTGCGATAAAATCGATTTCATTTCTGCTTTGCGGTGATTGTCTGACACTAACTTGATGGCCTGCACGATCGGCACACCAGTAGCCAACATGGTAGCCAGTTGGCGAGTCAAAATAGTGATATCTTTGGCTTTGACTCGATGAGTTAAACGAGTGATTGCTGAGATGCTTTTCTTTTTGATCTTCTTAATCTGAATGTGCTGCTCTTTGAGCTTCTCTCGCACTTCTAATTCGGTGAGCGCTAAGCTCTGCCCTGATACTTTCTTGCCAGAACTATTGATTCCCTTCCAATGGTAGTTTTTTAGTTGTGATTGTTTGCTTTTGCTACTCATTTTCGCTCCGTGAATTATAGGTATAGAACACGTTGTAGCTCTTGATAGCTGGTGGTGCCTTCAAGCAGTTTATCTAGCCCTGACTCTTGTAGTGTTCGCATGCCTTCTCGACGTGCCAAGTTTTCAATGGCTAACGCGTTCGGTTTGTCTATCAGGCTATTTTTCAGTTGGTCGCTAAACGGCATGACTTCATAGATACCGACTCGCCCAGAGTATCCCTGGTTACACTCAATACATCCTTGTGAGCTGGCTTTGTAGATGATTTGGCTATTGGGAATCGAGTGACGCAGAAATATGTCCGGTGAGTCGTCTTTTGTTTTGCAGTGATTACATAGACGTCTCGCGAGGCGCTGCGCAATGATCAGGCTCAGTGATGAGGCGAGGTTAAAGGGCTCTATCCCCATATGAGCAAGCCGGGTGACGGTTTCTGCTGCGGAGTTGGTGTGGATAGTTGAAAGTACTAAGTGACCTGTTTGCGAGGCTTTGATCGCGATCTCGGCGGTTTCCAAATCACGGATCTCTCCGACCATCACCACATCAGGATCTTGTCGTAAAAATGATCGCAACGCTTCAGCGAAACCAAAGCCGATTTTAGGCTTCACTTGTACCTGATTGATGCCACACAAGTTAATTTCAACAGGATCTTCGGCTGTTGAGATGTTGCGTTCAGTGGTGTTAAGAATTCGAAGGCCAGTATAAAGAGAAACCGTTTTACCGCTGCCGGTTGGCCCTGTCATTAAGATCATCCCTTGCGGGCGTTTCAATGCATTAAGGTAGAGTGCTTTTTGATCCTCGCTGTAACCGAGCTTATCGATATCGAGATTGGCAGCGCTGCTGTCTAGAAGTCGAAGAACGATCTTTTCTCCCCATAATGTTGGCAGCGTCGATACACGCATATCAATCGCCAGTTCGTCGTTTAAACGTAATTTAATACGACCATCTTGAGGTAAGCGACGCTCGGCGATATCGAGCTTGGCGAGGATTTTTAGGCGAGCCGATAAGCGACGACTTAAATGATAGGCTGGCTGTTGAATTTCGACAAGGATGCCATCGCAACGTAGACGTACGCGGTAGTTTTCTTCATAAGGTTCGAAGTGGATATCCGATGCGCCTTTACGTACAGCATCAACCAGGATTTGATTGATAAAGCGACTGACAGGGGAGTCATCTTGGCTGAGGTCTTCAATCGAAGTTATCTCGTCGTCAGATACTTGTACGAGATTGGCGAGTTCATCTTGGGTGATCT harbors:
- a CDS encoding type II secretion system F family protein, with translation MSSKSKQSQLKNYHWKGINSSGKKVSGQSLALTELEVREKLKEQHIQIKKIKKKSISAITRLTHRVKAKDITILTRQLATMLATGVPIVQAIKLVSDNHRKAEMKSILSHICKGVEAGTPISKAMRTASRHFDDLYTDLVATGELSGNLAQVFERLATYREKSEQLKSKVIKALIYPAMVVAVALTVSYLMLTMVIPEFESMFSGFGADLPWFTQQVLYLSHWMQAYSFYSAIGIGLLILSFQQLRQLSYSIRLSTSRLGLRFPILGAVITKASIAKFSRTLSTSFSSGIPILTSLKTTAKTAGNLHYESAIIEVHRETAAGMPMYIAMRNTNAFPEMVLQMVMIGEESGNLDDMLNKVASIYEFEVDNTVDNLGKILEPLIIVFLGTVVGGLVVAMYLPIFNLMSVLG
- the pilB gene encoding type IV-A pilus assembly ATPase PilB, whose translation is MLTNLPAILRQANLLSLTQEQAVTDHMQSSGVSTPEALLALNFFSGDSLASNIKTIFGLPLVQLASTDYEVLCEQLGLRELITKYRAIPISVSSSTLTLASADPTDLQAEDDFRFATGLQIELVVANYSELEGAIRKLYGRSISGQDSKRKEITQDELANLVQVSDDEITSIEDLSQDDSPVSRFINQILVDAVRKGASDIHFEPYEENYRVRLRCDGILVEIQQPAYHLSRRLSARLKILAKLDIAERRLPQDGRIKLRLNDELAIDMRVSTLPTLWGEKIVLRLLDSSAANLDIDKLGYSEDQKALYLNALKRPQGMILMTGPTGSGKTVSLYTGLRILNTTERNISTAEDPVEINLCGINQVQVKPKIGFGFAEALRSFLRQDPDVVMVGEIRDLETAEIAIKASQTGHLVLSTIHTNSAAETVTRLAHMGIEPFNLASSLSLIIAQRLARRLCNHCKTKDDSPDIFLRHSIPNSQIIYKASSQGCIECNQGYSGRVGIYEVMPFSDQLKNSLIDKPNALAIENLARREGMRTLQESGLDKLLEGTTSYQELQRVLYL